One Branchiostoma lanceolatum isolate klBraLanc5 chromosome 18, klBraLanc5.hap2, whole genome shotgun sequence DNA window includes the following coding sequences:
- the LOC136423992 gene encoding collagen alpha-1(I) chain-like has translation MPGGQQQSRTNTGGTTPKQPQTDWMRRADAAANIPNPMYVTRADATYDADTNKKVNCRSVCKRLLLASGLVFGLVVVAMLSYLTVKVISVSEEMAKLSAEMAKRNSLTELRMTDFERSPGAMGPPGERGPIGPACPVAGPPGPPGEKGAMGATGPGSAGPPGPPGEKGAIGPAGPVSFGPPGPPGETGPMGPAGPVSAGPPGPPGEKGAMGLPGPGSTGPPGEKGAMGPPGEKGPVGPAGPMSFGQPGPPGRKGAQGLMGPPGPPGSSVCPDGPQKHPQTFGRPDSNKGYTKWRGTCFKLFNIFKTFSEADATCREDGGTLAMPRDAETNDFLVSLQQQHIYWIGLHDLRKEGKFEWIDGSPLGQYSSWFPRQPDNAGGNDDCVLYHRHQWWDWECRTTARFFCQVTQGTTPKQPQTDWMRRADAAANTPNPMYVTRADATYDADANNKVNCRSVYKRLLQGSSLVFGLVVVTMLSYLTVKVTIVSEEMAKLNIRMTDFERSPGAMGPPGERGPIGPAGPVANGSPGPPGEKGAMVPAGLGSVGPPGEKGAMGATSLGSAGPPGPPGKKGAMGATGLGSAGPPGPPGEKGSMGATGLGSAGPPGPSGEKGAMGATGLGSAGPPGPPGEKGAMGATGLGSAGPPGPPGKKGAMGATGLGSAGPPGPPGEKGAMGATGLGSAGPPGPPGEKGAMGLAGPGFTGPPGEKGAMGPPGPPGEKGAMGPAGPVSFGAPGPPGKKGAQGMMGPTGPIGLPGTSVCPAGTPEHPQTFARSDSKKGYTKWDGTCFKLFNTMKTFRNAAETCRKDGGTLAMPRDAETNNFLVSLRQQQRLFYYWIGLHDRHKEGKFEWIDGSALGKYSLWGPGQPDNRNSNEDCVMYYLRQLKREWWDTVCSQLADFFCQVNPEG, from the exons ATGCCGGGAGGGCAACAGCAGTCCCGGACAAACACTGGAG GCACCACGCCCAAGCAGCCCCAGACTGATTGGATGCGACGTGCGGACGCCGCTGCGAACATACCCAACCCTATGTACGTCACCAGAGCAG ATGCAACTTATGATGCGGACACCAACAAGAAGGTGAACTGTCGCAGTGTCTGCAAGAGGCTGTTGCTGGCCTCCGGCCTTGTGTTCGGCTTGGTTGTAGTCGCCATGTTGTCATATTTGACCG TTAAAGTTATCAGCGTTTCTGAGGAGATGGCCAAACTTTCTGCGGAGATGGCCAAACGTAACAGCCTGACTGAACTCCGAATGACTGATTTTGAAC GGTCTCCGGGAGCAATGGGACCACCTGGAGAGAGGGGACCAATAGGGCCTGCCTGTCCTGTtgccgggcctcctggacctccaggtGAAAAGGGGGCCATGGGCGCGACAGGTCCTgggtctgccgggcctcctggacctcctggagaaaagggagccatagggccggctggtcctgtgtctttcgggcctcctggacctccaggagaaacaggacccatggggccagctggtcctgtgtctgccgggccacctggCCCTCCTGGAGAAAAAGGAGCCATGGGGCTGCCTGGTCCCGGGTCTACCGGGCccccgggagaaaagggagccatggggccgcCTGGAGAAAAGGGACCGgtggggccagctggtcctatGTCCTTTGGGCAACCCGGACCTCCTGGAAGGAAAGGTGCCCAAGGGCTGATGGGTCCTCCAGGGCCGCCAGGAAGCTCAGTCTGCCCTGATGGACCACAAAAACATCCTCAAACATTCGGACGCCCCGATTCGAATAAAG GTTATACGAAATGGCGTGGAACGTGCTTCAAACTGTTCAACATATTCAAGACCTTCAGCGAAGCAGACGCCACCTGTCGTGAAGATGgtggcaccctcgccatgccccgagacgctgagaccaaTGACTTCCTGGTCTCCTTACAACAACAGCACATTTACTGGATCGGCCTGCACGATTTGCGTAAGGAAGGCAAGTTTGAGTGGATAGATGGGTCTCCACTTGGCCAGTACAGCTCGTGGTTTCCGAGGCAACCAGACAACGCTGGAGGGAATGACGATTGTGTCCTTTACCACCGTCACCAATGGTGGGACTGGGAATGCCGCACCACGGCACGCTTCTTCTGCCAGGTCACTCAAG GCACCACGCCCAAGCAGCCCCAGACTGATTGGATGCGACGTGCGGACGCCGCTGCGAACACACCCAACCCTATGTACGTCACCAGAGCAG ATGCAACTTATGATGCGGACGCCAACAACAAGGTGAACTGTCGCAGTGTCTACAAGAGGCTGTTGCAGGGCTCCAGCCTTGTGTTCGGCTTGGTTGTAGTCACCATGTTGTCGTATTTGACTG TTAAAGTCACCATTGTTTCTGAGGAGATGGCCAAGCTTAACATCCGAATGACTGATTTTGAAC GGTCTCCGGGAGCCATGGGACCGCCTGGAGAAAGGGGACCAATAGGGCCGGCCGGTCCTGTTGCAAACGGGTcacctggacctccaggagaaaagggagccatggttCCTGCAGGTCTTGGCTCTGTCGGGCCACCTGGAGAAAAGGGGGCCATGGGCGCGACAAGTCTTgggtctgccgggcctcctggacctcctggAAAAAAGGGGGCCATGGGCGCGACAGGTCTTgggtctgccgggcctcctggacctcctggAGAAAAGGGGTCCATGGGCGCGACAGGTCTTgggtctgccgggcctcctggaccttCTGGAGAAAAGGGGGCCATGGGCGCGACAGGTCTTgggtctgccgggcctcctggacctcctggAGAAAAGGGGGCCATGGGCGCGACAGGTCTTgggtctgccgggcctcctggacctcctggGAAAAAGGGGGCCATGGGCGCGACAGGTCTTgggtctgccgggcctcctggacctcctggAGAAAAGGGGGCCATGGGCGCGACAGGTCTTGGgtctgccgggccacctggacctccaggagaaaaaGGAGCCATGGGGCTGGCTGGTCCCGGGTTTACCGGGCccccgggagaaaagggagccatggggccgcCTGGCCCtcctggagaaaagggagccatggggccagctggtcctgtgtcctTTGGGGCACCCGGACCTCCTGGAAAGAAAGGTGCCCAAGGGATGATGGGCCCTACAGGCCCGATAGGTCTGCCTGGAACCTCAGTCTGCCCTGCTGGAACACCTGAACATCCTCAAACGTTCGCACGCTCCGATTCGAAAAAAG GTTACACGAAGTGGGATGGGACCTGCTTCAAATTGTTCAACACAATGAAGACCTTCAGGAATGCGGCCGAGACCTGTCGCAAAgatggcggcaccctcgccatgcctcgagacgctgagaccaacAATTTCCTGGTGTCCTTACGTCAGCAGCAGCGCCTGTTCTATTACTGGATCGGCCTGCACGATCGGCATAAGGAAGGAAAGTTTGAGTGGATAGATGGGTCTGCACTTGGGAAGTACAGCTTGTGGGGTCCGGGACAACCGGATAACAGGAATAGTAATGAAGATTGCGTCATGTACTACCTCCGGCAACTTAAAAGAGAATGGTGGGACACGGTCTGCTCCCAATTGGCGGACTTCTTCTGCCAGGTCAATCCCGaaggttaa